One genomic region from Ammospiza caudacuta isolate bAmmCau1 chromosome 1, bAmmCau1.pri, whole genome shotgun sequence encodes:
- the DSP gene encoding desmoplakin isoform X3 — protein MSVNGGSHPRINTLGRMARAESGTDLRYEMSSHVGGGGGGGGTHTHTSHKTYYYQKTYGGDYASDGYGQNGTCTMSRRQNTIQELLQNCSDCLTRAELIVQPELKYGDGVPLRGNRDLEECFAQANDQMDILDGLIREMRQMGQPCDMYQKRLLQLQEQMRALYKAISVPRARRASSKGGGCFSSQSGSGWDEYTKRVTSECLSWMRQQKVEMEQVKWGFEAASIEQQICEHRRTHNAIGDYRWHLDKVKTDLREKAAVHQLEEEYEGLLKYSFERMDQLRQFQNLIQATSREIMWINDCEEEELLYDWSDRNTDIARKQESFSKRMSELEVKEKELNKLKQESDQLVLNQHPASDKIEAYMDTLQTQWSWILQITKCIDVHLKENAAYFQFFEEAQATECYLKNLQDSIRKKFICDKSMSLQTLLEQIKELENERERILEYKRQVQSLVNKSRKIVQLKPRNPDYRSNKPIILKALCDYKQDLKTVRKGDECILKDNNERSKWLVTGPGGVDMLVPSVSLIIPPPNPLAVDLATKIEQYYEAILALWNQLYINMKSLVSWHYCMIDIEKIRAMTIAKLKTMRKEDYQKIITDLEIHYQEFLRNSQGSEMFGDEDKRKMQTQFTDAQKHYQTLIIQLPNQARPPQTVVPTECCPVGSSNTIIVNERNREYEKQEAWLLMELQKLRRQIEAAEIQMVQRAPLGVDQGAMHDFSARIKDLEGVQNDSQIMAETLNKHKDLLPNFRGCEKYVYLQSEINALFQKLENINGVSAGYLDSLNALRCLLQVILQTEDVIRVFEVRLSEEETVPLDLDKVEAYRACLKKMKADLNIKKSLLNTLENELQRTLQIHSQSCQSYTLYDMDIGKYCDKVTQLIDRWQRAEKQIDNRSWDLERQIKQLKTYRDLYQALSKWICDAKRRQDAIESMKLCDSNTIMRYLHDQKNLHSEICGKRDKVEELLKHADQCSAAIKDYELQVASYSSGLETLLNIPIKKSVVQSPAVLILQEANEAQSRYIELLTRSGDYYRFLSEMLKSMEDLKMKNTKIELLEEELRLARDSNSETSNKHKFLEQNLQKYQMDISQLKAKLMSLEEMKRQAEMDGNSAKQNLDKCYAQIKDLNDRITRLTYETEDEKRKRKLLEDRYEQQKNDYDQLQKTRQNEKDSLGWQKLESEKVIKEKEYEIERLRVLLQDEGTRKREYENELAKASSRIQESKNQYSQIMQERETLLIKMSALEQDKARLQRLEEELNRLKVTLESESRLKQRLESEKQQILNDLNQWKSQHSRTEESIRKIQCEREKSEREKNSLRSEIERLQMEIKRIEERYRCRLEETAVKNQSELESERLRLQREIEKLKQRPYGAHRSTQTEEDFCIDASKLVFSGLRKKITAMQLYECQLIDKLTLDKLLKGQRSVEEVAADIEPYLKGAGAIAGVSLSPRQKYSFVEAKRNQLLTAENAVLLLEAQAATGGVIDPHRNEILTVDSAIARDLIDFDDREQIYTAEKAITGFKDPFSGKTVPVSEAIKKNLVDRETGIRLLEAQLAVGGIVDPVNSVFLPKEIALSRGLIDKDLYRMLNNCQGSTKNFIDPTTKKAVTYMQLKEKCRIEPHTGLLLLPVQKRSMSFQGIRQPVSADALLEAGIIKESTRNDLERGAITVEEVSERIIDFLQGSSCIAGIYNEATKEKLGIYQAMKIGLVRPGTALELLEAQAATGFIVDPVSNVRLPVEEAYKRGLVGIEFKEKLLSAERAVTGYKDPETGNIISLFQAMNKELIERGHGIRLLEAQIATGGIIDPKESYRLPVETAYKRGYFNEELNQILSDPSDDTKGFFDPNTEENLTYLQLKERCIKDDATGLCLLPLREKKKVVHTSQKNTLRKRRVVIVDPETNREMSVQEAYSKGLIDYDTYTELAEQECEWEEITITGSDGSSRVVLVDRKTGSQYDIQDAIDKGLVERKFFDQYRSGSLSLTQFADMISCRNGTDEVFRHESVTRSPTVLSVRSSSSVIRSGSFSETPDECSPIAAIFDTENLEKISISEAIQRGIVDSITGQRLLEAQACTGGIICPTTGQRLSLQEATSQGIIDQDMATRLKPAQKAFIGFEGIKGGRKRMSAAEAVKEKWLPYEAGQRFLEFQYLTGGLVDPEVRGRITTEEAIRNGLIDGRASQKLQDTNSYPKILTCPKTKLKISYKDAMNRSMVEDITGLKLLEAASVSSKGISSPYNVSSAPGSRSGSRSGSRSGSRSGSRRGSFDASASSSYSYSYSAFSSGSIGRS, from the exons TCAGAATGGGACCTGTACCATGTCCAGACGCCAGAACACCATCCAGGAGCTTTTGCAAAACTGTTCGGATTGCCTGACGCGAGCTGAGCTCATAGTACAGCCC GAATTGAAATATGGGGATGGCGTCCCACTTAGAGGGAACAGGGATCTGGAAGAGTGTTTTGCACAGGCAAATGACCAAATGGACATCCTGGATGGGCTGATCAGAGAGATGAGGCAGATGGGCCAGCCCTGTGACATGTATCAGAAAAG GCTgcttcagctccaggagcagatgCGTGCCCTGTACAAAGCCATCAGCGTTCCCCGCGCCAGGAGGGCCAGCTCCAAAGGTGGTGGCTGCTTCTCCTCTCAGAGCGGCTCGGGCTGGGATGAGTACACAAAACGTGTCACAAGTGAATGCTTAAGCTGGATGAGGCAGCAGAAG GTTGAAATGGAGCAAGTGAAGTGGGGGTTTGAAGCAGCATCCATCGAGCAACAAATTTGTGAGCACAGGAGAACCCACAATGCCATCGGAGACTATCGTTGGCACCTGGACAAAGTCAAAACAGATCTG CGGGAGAAGGCTGCAGTTCATCAGCTGGAGGAAGAATATGAAGGCCTGCTG AAATATTCCTTTGAGAGAATGGATCAGCTTCGCCAATTTCAGAACCTCATCCAGGCCACCAGCAGAGAGATCATGTGGATCAATgactgtgaggaggaggagctccTCTATGACTGGAGTGACAGGAACACTGATATTGCCAGGAAGCAGGAATCCTTCTCT AAACGTATGAGTGAACTGGaggttaaagaaaaagaactcaACAAGCTAAAGCAAGAAAGTGACCAGCTAGTGCTCAATCAGCATCCTGCTTCAGACAAAATTGAG GCCTATATGGATACATTGCAAACTCAGTGGAGCTGGATTCTTCAGATCACCAAATGTATTGATGTTCATCTGAAGGAGAATGCAGCTTACTTTCAG TTCTTTGAAGAGGCCCAAGCCACGGAGTGCTACCTGAAAAACTTGCAAGACTCTATCAGAAAGAAGTTCATCTGTGATAAGAGCATGTCACTGCAGACTTTGCTGGAGCAGATCAAAGAGCTGGAG AATGAACGAGAGAGAATTCTTGAATACAAGAGGCAAGTGCAGAGTTTGGTGAATAAATCCAGGAAGATTGTGCAGCTGAAGCCACGTAACCCAGACTATCGGAGTAACAAGCCCATTATCCTCAAGGCTCTGTGTGACTACAAACAGGATCTG AAAACGGTGCGCAAAGGCGATGAGTGCATCCTGAAGGACAACAACGAGCGCAGCAAGTGGCTGGTGACTGGCCCTGGAGGAGTGGACATGCTGGTGCCATCTGTCAGCCTTATCATCCCACCCCCCAACCCATTGGCAGTGGATCTGGCTACCAA AATTGAGCAATACTATGAAGCTATTTTAGCTTTGTGGAACCAGCTGTATATCAACATGAAGAGCCTGGTGTCCTGGCATTACTGCATGATTGACATTGAGAAAATCAGAGCCATGACTATTGCCAAG CTGAAAACCATGCGCAAGGAAGATTACCAAAAAATAATAACTGACCTGGAGATCCATTATCAAGAATTCCTCAGAAACAGCCAAGGCTCAGAGATGTTTGGTGATGAAGACAAACGAAAGATGCAGACTCAGTTCACTGATGCTCAGAAGCACTACCAAACTTTGATCATACAACTGCCTAATCAAGCACGACCACCACAAACAG TGGTCCCAACTGAGTGCTGTCCTGTGGGTTCCTCAAACACCATAATCGTTAATGAGAGAAACCGAGAGTATGAGAAGCAGGAGGCCTGGCTGCTGATGGAACTTCAGAAACTTCGACGTCAGATTGAAGCTGCTGAGATTCAGATGGTTCAAAGAGCTCCTCTTGGAGTGGATCAAGGGGCTATGCACGACTTTTCAGCCAGAATAAAGGACTTAGAG gGTGTGCAGAACGACTCTCAAATAATGGCTGAAACCCTCAATAAGCATAAGGACTTGCTGCCTAACTTCAGAGGCTGTGAGAAGTATGTGTACTTGCAATCAGAGATAAATGCCCTCTTTcaaaaactggaaaatattaaTGGTGTTTCTGCTGGCTACTTAGACAG CTTGAATGCACTGAGGTGTCTGCTCCAGGTTATTCTGCAAACAGAAGATGTGATCAGAGTTTTTGAAGTCAGGCTGTCTGAAGAGGAGACTGTTCCTTTGGATCTTGATAAAGTGGAGGCTTATCGGGCTTGTCTGAAG aaaatgaaagcagacCTAAATATAAAGAAGTCATTActgaacaccttggaaaatgAGCTGCAGAGAACACTTCAGATTCACTCACAGTCTTGCCAGTCATACACCCTGTATGACATGGACATTGGAAAGTACTGTGACAAAGTTACCCAGCTAATAGACCGCTGGCAGAGGGCTGAGAAGCAGATAGATAACAG GTCATGGGATTTAGAAAGGCAGATCAAACAGCTGAAAACCTACCGAGATCTCTATCAGGCTCTTAGCAAGTGGATCTGTGATGCCAAGCGCCGGCAGGATGCTATTGAGTCCATGAAGCTGTGTGATTCCAACACTATCATGAGATACCTGCATGATCAGAAG AACTTGCACAGTGAAATCTGTGGGAAGCGAGACAAAGTCGAGGAGCTTCTCAAGCATGCAGATCAGTGCTCAGCTGCAATTAAG GATTATGAACTACAGGTTGCTTCCTACAGTTCGGGATTAGAAACATTGCTCAACATACCTATCAAGAAGAGCGTGGTTCAGTCTCCTGCAGTCTTAATCCTACAGGAG GCTAATGAGGCTCAGTCCCGCTATATAGAGCTTCTTACAAGATCAGGAGATTATTACAGATTCTTGAGTGAAATGTTAAAGAGCATGGAGGATCTGAAG atgaaaaacaccaaaattgAACTCCTGGAAGAGGAACTCAGACTTGCTAGGGATTCAAATTCAGAGACAAGCAACAAACATAAATTCCTGGAGCAAAATCTGCAGAAGTACCAGATGGACATTTCTCAGCTCAAGGCAAAGTTGATGAGTTTGGAGGAAATGAAAAGACAAGCTGAAATGGATGGAAACTCTGCTAAGCAAAACCTAGACAAATGCTATGCCCAAATAAAGGATCTAAATGACAGAATAACCAGGCTGACTTATGAGACTGAagatgagaaaaggaaaaggaagttgCTGGAGGATAGATATGAACAGCAGAAGAATGACTATGACCAACTGCAAAAAACAAGGCAAAATGAGAAAGACAGCCTTGGTTGGCAGAAGTTAGAGTCTGAGAAGGTCATCAAGGAGAAGGAGTACGAGATAGAAAGATTAAGGGTTCTTCTTCAGGACGAAGGCACACGGAAGAGGGAGTATGAAAATGAGCTGGCTAAG GCATCCAGTAGGATCCAAGAATCCAAAAATCAGTATAGTCAGATTATGCAAGAAAGAGAAACCCTGCTGATTAAAATGAGTGCTTTGGAGCAAGACAAAGCCAGACTGCAGAGATTAGAAGAGGAGCTGAACCGCTTGAAAGTTACCCTGGAGTCAGAATCACGTTTGAAGCAACGCCTGGAAAGTGAGAAGCAACAAATTCTGAATGATCTCAATCAGTGGAAGAGCCAGCACTCCCGAACAGAGGAATCCATAAGGAAGATCCAGTGTGAGAGGGAGAAGAGTGAGAGGGAGAAGAACAGCCTGAGGAGTGAGATTGAAAGGCTGCAGATGGAAATCAAACGGATTGAAGAGAGATACCGGTGCAGACTGGAAGAGACCGCTGTCAAAAACCAGTCAGAGCTGGAGTCGGAGCGTCTCAGGCTGCAAAGAGAGATCGAGAAGCTCAAGCAGCGCCCATATGGGGCTCACAGATCTACACAGACCGAGGAAGACTTCTGCATCGATGCCTCCAAGCTGGTGTTCAGTGGTCTGCGGAAGAAGATCACAGCCATGCAGCTGTACGAGTGTCAGCTGATAGACAAACTCACACTGGATAAACTGCTGAAGGGGCAGAGGTCAGTGGAAGAGGTTGCGGCTGACATTGAGCCCTACCTCAAAGGGGCAGGTGCTATTGCAGGGGTGTCCCTTTCACCCAGACAGAAGTACTCTTTTGTTGAGGCCAAACGGAACCAGCTGCTAACAGCAGAAAACGCAGTCCTGCTCCTAGAAGCCCAGGCAGCAACAGGAGGTGTGATAGACCCACACCGAAATGAGATATTAACAGTGGACAGTGCTATCGCCAGGGATCTGATTGACTTCGATGACAGAGAGCAGATCTATACAGCAGAAAAGGCTATTACAGGATTTAAGGATCCTTTCTCAGGCAAAACTGTGCCAGTATCTGAAGCCATCAAGAAAAATCTGGTTGACAGAGAAACCGGAATTCGTCTGCTTGAAGCCCAGCTGGCTGTAGGAGGGATAGTTGATCCTGTCAACAGTGTTTTCCTACCCAAAGAAATAGCTTTATCTCGTGGGTTGATTGACAAAGACCTGTACAGGATGCTAAACAACTGTCAGGGCAGTACAAAGAACTTCATTGATCCCACCACCAAAAAGGCAGTCACTTACatgcagctgaaggaaaaatgcAGGATTGAACCACACACTGgtctgctgctccttccagtGCAGAAGAGGAGCATGTCATTCCAAGGGATCAGGCAGCCTGTCTCAGCGGATGCACTGCTTGAGGCTGGAATCATTAAGGAATCAACAAGGAATGACTTGGAAAGAGGCGCAATTACAGTGGAAGAAGTGAGTGAGAGAATTATCGATTTCCTTCAAGGCTCTAGCTGTATTGCTGGTATCTACAATGAGGCTACTAAAGAGAAACTTGGCATTTACCAGGCTATGAAAATAGGTTTGGTTAGGCCAGGAACAGCCCTTGAACTCCTAGAAGCCCAGGCAGCCACAGGCTTCATAGTGGATCCTGTCAGCAACGTGAGGCTGCCTGTTGAGGAAGCCTACAAAAGAGGCCTTGTTGGAATTGAATTTAAAGAGAAACTTCTCTCTGCTGAAAGAGCTGTCACTGGGTACAAAGACCCAGAAACTGGAAACATCATTTCTCTGTTCCAAGCAATGAACAAAGAGCTCATAGAGAGAGGCCACGGCATTCGTCTGCTGGAGGCGCAGATCGCTACTGGAGGGATCATCGACCCCAAGGAGAGCTACCGCTTGCCAGTAGAGACGGCCTACAAGCGTGGCTACTTCAATGAGGAGCTCAACCAGATCCTCAGTGATCCAAGTGATGACACCAAAGGGTTCTTTGATCCCAACACTGAGGAAAACTTGACCTACCTGCAGCTGAAAGAAAGATGCATAAAGGATGATGCAACGGGGCTCTGCCTTCTGCCCCTGAGAGAGAAGAAGAAGGTGGTGCACACCTCACAGAAGAACACCCTTAGGAAGCGCAGGGTGGTCATTGTAGATCCAGAAACAAACCGGGAGATGTCCGTTCAGGAGGCGTACAGCAAAGGCCTCATAGATTATGACACCTACACAGAGCTAGCTGAACAGGAGTGTGAGTGGGAAGAAATAACTATCACAGGATCGGATGGCAGCAGTAGAGTTGTCCTTGTGGACAGAAAAACAGGTAGCCAGTACGACATCCAAGATGCCATTGATAAAGGCCTGGTGGAGAGGAAGTTTTTTGACCAGTACCGTTCTGGCAGCTTGAGCCTGACCCAGTTTGCAGACATGATTTCCTGCCGTAATGGCACCGACGAGGTGTTCCGTCACGAGTCAGTGACTCGGTCTCCCACCGTGCTGAGTGTCAGGAGCTCTTCTTCAGTGATCAGGAGTGGTTCTTTCTCAGAGACCCCAGATGAGTGCAGTCCTATTGCAGCCATTTTTGACACAGAAAACTTGGAGAAAATCTCCATTTCAGAAGCCATACAGCGGGGCATCGTGGATAGCATCACTGGGCAGCGGTTACTTGAAGCCCAGGCCTGCACTGGTGGCATAATCTGCCCTACCACTGGCCAGAGGCTTTCCCTCCAGGAAGCCACTAGCCAAGGCATCATTGATCAGGATATGGCCACACGTCTGAAGCCAGCCCAGAAGGCCTTCATAGGGTTCGAAGGCATAAAGGGTGGACGCAAGAGGATGTCAGCAGCTGAAGCAGTGAAGGAGAAGTGGCTGCCTTATGAGGCTGGGCAGCGATTCCTCGAATTCCAGTACCTCACTGGAGGTCTCGTGGACCCAGAAGTGCGTGGAAGAATAACTACTGAAGAAGCCATTAGGAATGGATTGATTGATGGCCGCGCTTCCCAGAAATTACAAGACACCAACAGCTATCCCAAAATTCTGACCTGCCCCAAGACCAAGCTGAAAATATCCTACAAAGATGCAATGAACCGGTCAATGGTGGAAGACATCACCGGGCTTAAACTGTTGGAAGCAGCCTCTGTTTCCTCTAAAGGCATATCCAGTCCCTACAATGTCTCCTCGGCACCTGGCTCTCGCTCTGGCTCTCGCTCTGGCTCGCGTTCAGGCTCACGCAGTGGGTCTAGGAGAGGAAGCTTTGATGCCTCAGCAAGCTCTTCATATTCTTACTCATACTCAGCCTTCAGCAGTGGGTCTATTGGGCGCTCATAA